One genomic window of Xanthobacter dioxanivorans includes the following:
- a CDS encoding UDP-glucose dehydrogenase family protein, translating to MRVAMIGAGYVGLVSGACFADFGHIVTCVDTVAAKIEALKAGQIPIFEPGLAEIVANNVKAERLFFTTSLAEAVAEADAVFIAVGTPSRRGDGHADLSYVYQAARDIAGAIGRYTVVVTKSTVPVGTGDEVERIIRETRPDAEFAVVSNPEFLREGAAITDFKRPDRILIGSEDERARQVMTELYRPLYLNQAPLLFTTRRTAELTKYAANAFLATKITFINEIADLCEQVGGNVQDVARGIGLDNRIGSKFLHAGPGYGGSCFPKDTLALIKTAQDHGAPIRIVETVVAVNDQRKRAMARKVIAALGGSVRGRTVGVLGLTFKPNTDDMRDAPSIAIITALQDAGARIRAHDPEGVEQARLVLDNVDYVDSPYQAADGADALVIVTEWDAFRALDLRRIHALMARPVVVDLRNIYRPDEMAAIGFSYSSVGRDGLV from the coding sequence ATGCGCGTTGCGATGATCGGTGCGGGTTATGTTGGTCTCGTGTCGGGGGCTTGCTTTGCGGACTTCGGGCACATTGTCACGTGCGTGGATACCGTTGCGGCCAAGATCGAGGCGCTGAAGGCCGGGCAGATCCCCATCTTCGAGCCCGGTCTCGCCGAGATCGTCGCCAACAACGTCAAGGCCGAGCGCCTCTTCTTCACCACCTCCCTCGCCGAGGCGGTCGCCGAGGCCGATGCCGTCTTCATCGCCGTCGGCACCCCTTCCCGGCGCGGCGACGGGCATGCCGACCTCTCCTACGTCTACCAGGCCGCCCGCGACATCGCCGGCGCCATCGGCCGCTATACCGTGGTCGTCACCAAGTCCACCGTCCCGGTGGGAACCGGCGACGAGGTCGAGCGCATCATCCGCGAGACCCGGCCCGACGCCGAGTTCGCCGTCGTCTCGAACCCGGAATTCCTGCGCGAGGGCGCCGCGATCACCGACTTCAAGCGGCCCGACCGCATCCTGATCGGCTCCGAGGACGAGCGTGCCCGCCAGGTCATGACCGAGCTCTACCGGCCGCTCTACCTCAACCAGGCCCCGCTCCTGTTCACCACCCGGCGCACCGCCGAGCTCACCAAGTATGCGGCCAACGCCTTCCTCGCCACCAAGATCACCTTCATCAACGAGATCGCGGACCTCTGCGAGCAGGTGGGCGGGAACGTGCAGGACGTCGCCCGCGGCATCGGCCTCGACAACCGCATCGGCTCCAAGTTCCTGCATGCCGGGCCCGGCTACGGCGGATCCTGCTTCCCCAAGGATACTCTGGCCCTCATCAAGACCGCCCAGGACCACGGCGCCCCCATCCGCATCGTCGAGACGGTGGTGGCGGTGAACGACCAGCGCAAGCGCGCCATGGCCCGCAAGGTCATCGCCGCGCTCGGCGGATCGGTGCGCGGACGCACGGTGGGCGTGCTCGGCCTCACCTTCAAGCCCAACACCGACGACATGCGCGATGCCCCCTCCATCGCCATCATCACCGCCCTGCAGGATGCCGGCGCCCGCATCCGGGCCCACGATCCGGAGGGGGTGGAGCAGGCCCGGCTGGTGCTCGACAACGTCGACTACGTGGACAGCCCCTACCAGGCCGCTGACGGCGCCGACGCCCTGGTCATCGTCACCGAGTGGGACGCCTTCCGCGCCCTCGACCTCCGGCGCATCCACGCCCTCATGGCAAGGCCCGTCGTGGTCGACCTCCGCAACATCTACCGGCCCGACGAAATGGCCGCCATCGGCTTCTCATATTCAAGCGTCGGGCGTGACGGCCTCGTGTGA